From Brevibacillus marinus, a single genomic window includes:
- the hydA gene encoding dihydropyrimidinase — translation MAKVIRGGTIVTAADTYQADVRLEGEQIVAIGQGLDTSGAEVIDAAGCYVFPGAVDPHTHLEMPFGGTVTADDFATGTRAAAFGGTTTIIDFCLTKKGEPLRQAIAAWHEKAANKAAIDYGFHLMIAEANDQVLDELQEVVEEEGITSLKVFMAYKNVFQADDETLFKTLIRARELGALVQVHAENGDVIEYLTQRALASGNTDPIYHAYTRPPEAEGEATGRAAALAALANSQLYVVHVTCREAVEQIAQARERGWQVYGETCPQYLTLDISYLEKPDFEGAKYVWSPPLREASHQEVLWNALKSGILQTVGSDQCSFNFRGQKELGRGDFTKIPNGGPVIEDRVGLLYSEGVHAGRISLNQFVDLVSTKAAKLFGLFPRKGTIAVGSDADIVIFDPTARRTISAASHHMNVDYNPFEGMEVQGEVVSVLLRGEFVIRDKQFVGQPGAGRYLKRAKFHRP, via the coding sequence ATGGCAAAGGTAATCCGAGGAGGAACCATCGTGACGGCTGCCGACACCTACCAGGCGGACGTGCGGCTGGAAGGCGAGCAGATCGTCGCCATCGGGCAGGGATTGGATACGAGCGGCGCGGAGGTGATCGATGCGGCGGGATGTTACGTGTTTCCCGGCGCTGTCGACCCGCATACCCACCTCGAGATGCCGTTTGGCGGCACGGTGACGGCCGATGACTTCGCGACCGGCACACGGGCTGCCGCCTTTGGCGGCACGACCACCATCATCGATTTTTGTCTCACGAAAAAAGGGGAGCCGCTCCGTCAGGCGATCGCCGCCTGGCACGAAAAGGCGGCAAACAAGGCGGCGATCGATTACGGCTTTCACCTGATGATCGCGGAAGCGAACGATCAGGTGCTCGACGAGCTGCAGGAGGTGGTGGAAGAGGAAGGGATCACCTCGCTGAAAGTGTTCATGGCGTACAAGAACGTGTTCCAGGCGGATGATGAAACGCTGTTCAAGACGCTGATCCGCGCCCGCGAACTGGGGGCGCTCGTGCAGGTGCACGCGGAAAACGGCGATGTGATCGAGTACCTCACGCAGCGCGCGCTGGCCAGCGGCAACACCGACCCGATCTACCACGCCTACACCCGCCCGCCGGAAGCGGAGGGGGAAGCGACAGGCCGGGCCGCCGCGCTGGCCGCGCTGGCCAACTCCCAGCTCTACGTCGTCCATGTCACCTGCCGCGAGGCTGTGGAGCAGATCGCGCAGGCGCGGGAACGCGGCTGGCAGGTGTACGGGGAAACCTGCCCGCAGTATCTGACGCTGGACATTTCCTATCTGGAGAAACCTGACTTTGAAGGGGCGAAGTACGTCTGGTCGCCGCCGCTCAGGGAAGCGTCCCATCAGGAGGTGCTCTGGAACGCGCTGAAAAGCGGCATCTTGCAAACGGTCGGTTCGGACCAGTGCTCGTTTAACTTCCGCGGGCAAAAAGAGTTGGGGCGCGGCGACTTTACCAAGATTCCCAACGGCGGCCCGGTGATCGAGGACCGGGTGGGGCTGCTCTACTCGGAGGGCGTACATGCCGGACGGATCAGTCTGAATCAGTTCGTCGATCTCGTCTCCACCAAGGCGGCGAAGCTGTTCGGCCTGTTTCCGCGCAAAGGGACGATTGCCGTCGGTTCCGACGCGGACATCGTCATCTTTGATCCCACGGCCCGCCGCACCATTTCCGCCGCCAGCCACCACATGAACGTGGACTACAATCCGTTTGAAGGGATGGAGGTTCAGGGCGAAGTGGTGAGCGTCTTGCTGCGCGGGGAATTTGTCATCCGCGACAAGCAGTTCGTCGGCCAACCCGGCGCCGGGCGGTATCTGAAGCGGGCGAAGTTTCACCGTCCATAG
- a CDS encoding nitrilase-related carbon-nitrogen hydrolase gives MPDVVKIGLIQATHDVHGDEPVHVHKEKAIEKHVRMVREAANQGAQIICLQEIFYGPYFCTEQTTKWYESAEEVPDGPTTQLFQQLAKELQAVLIVPLYEREGIGVYYNTAVVIDADGSYLGKYRKQHIPHVAAGGPGCGFWEKYYFKPGNLGYPVFDTAFAKVGVYICYDRHFPEGARLLALNGAEIVFNPSATVAGLSEYLWKLEQPAHAVANGYYVAAINRVGVEAPWNMGEFYGQSYLVNPRGQIVAIASRDQDEVLVAEMDKRLIREVRDQWQFFRDRRPETYEDMVRLLP, from the coding sequence ATGCCGGATGTGGTAAAAATTGGCCTGATCCAGGCGACGCATGACGTGCACGGCGACGAGCCGGTTCACGTCCACAAGGAAAAGGCGATCGAAAAGCATGTGCGCATGGTGCGGGAAGCGGCCAACCAAGGAGCGCAGATCATCTGCCTGCAGGAAATCTTTTACGGACCCTACTTCTGCACCGAACAGACGACCAAATGGTACGAATCGGCGGAAGAAGTGCCCGATGGGCCAACCACCCAGCTGTTTCAGCAGCTGGCCAAAGAGCTGCAAGCGGTGCTGATCGTGCCGCTGTACGAGCGGGAGGGGATCGGCGTCTACTACAACACGGCGGTGGTCATCGACGCTGACGGCAGCTACCTCGGCAAGTACCGCAAACAGCACATCCCCCATGTGGCTGCCGGCGGCCCCGGCTGCGGATTTTGGGAGAAGTACTACTTCAAGCCCGGCAATCTCGGTTATCCCGTATTTGATACGGCATTTGCCAAAGTGGGGGTCTACATCTGCTACGACCGCCATTTTCCGGAAGGAGCGCGGCTGTTGGCACTGAACGGCGCGGAAATCGTGTTCAACCCCTCGGCGACGGTTGCCGGGTTGTCCGAATACCTGTGGAAACTGGAGCAGCCCGCCCATGCCGTGGCAAACGGCTACTACGTGGCCGCGATCAACCGCGTGGGCGTGGAGGCGCCGTGGAACATGGGCGAGTTTTACGGCCAATCGTATCTGGTCAACCCGCGCGGGCAGATCGTCGCCATCGCCAGCCGCGATCAGGACGAGGTGCTGGTGGCGGAGATGGACAAGAGATTGATCAGGGAAGTTCGCGACCAGTGGCAGTTCTTCCGCGACCGCAGACCGGAGACGTACGAAGACATGGTTCGCCTGCTGCCGTAG